A window of Streptomyces sp. Je 1-332 genomic DNA:
CTCCACGCGGCACGGATCGCGGTGAGGTACTCGTCCGTGATGGCGCCGCGCTCCTCGAAGGGGACGCCGAGCGCCTCGTACTCGGCGCGGGACCAGCCGACACCGGCGCCGAGGATGAAGCCCGCTTCGTTCAGCTGGTCGATGTTGGCGGCGAGGCGGGCGGTCTGGAGGGGGTGGCGGTAGGGGATCACGGTGATCGTCGTGCCGAGGCGCAGCCCGGGGACGCGGCCCGCGAGGTGCGCGGCGAGCACGAACTGGTCGTAGAACGGGGCCGGATAGACCGCGTGCACGTCGGGGGTGACCGTTATGTGGTCGGAGATCATCGCGAAGCCGAACCCGAGTTCACGGGCGTCGGTGGCCTGGCGGACGAGGGAGTCGGGGGTGGTGCCGGAGCCGAAGTTGAGGAGGTTCACGCCGTATCGCATGGCGACAAGTCTTGATGATCTTGGGGGTGCGTGTCGAACCGGGCCGGCCGGCGGCACCGGCCGGCCCGGTCCTCCCTCGGTTACCTGCTCATCCTTCGGTCACTTGCTCATCGCGAAGCGCATCAGGGCCTGCTCGTCGCCCTGCTTGATCTTCCCGGTCTCGTTGATGACCTGGAGCTTCCAGCTCCCGCCGTCCCGGATCGCCTTGGCCACGGCGCAGCCGTTGTCGTTCGTGAGCAGGCTCGGCCAGATGTCGGCGACCTGCTGGGTGCTGCCGCCCGTGGCGTCGTACACCTTGAAGCTGATGTTGCGGGCGTTCTGGAAGGCGCTGCGCTTCTTGTACGCGGCGGCGACGAACACGATGGCCGTGATGTTCTCCGGCACCCGGTCGAACTCGACGGTCACCGTCTCGTCGTCGCCGTCCCCCTTGCCGGTCTGGTTGTCGCCGCTGTGTACGAGCGAGCCGTTGCCCAGCGGGTCGAGCGAGTCGAGACCGGCGAGGCGCACCGGGTCGGCCCCCGCCATCGCG
This region includes:
- a CDS encoding TerD family protein — translated: MITLKKEDGPADLGGVTRLSIGVSWDPTVGSSGGLMGKLRQKAGTDLDLIAIAMAGADPVRLAGLDSLDPLGNGSLVHSGDNQTGKGDGDDETVTVEFDRVPENITAIVFVAAAYKKRSAFQNARNISFKVYDATGGSTQQVADIWPSLLTNDNGCAVAKAIRDGGSWKLQVINETGKIKQGDEQALMRFAMSK